The Acanthochromis polyacanthus isolate Apoly-LR-REF ecotype Palm Island chromosome 17, KAUST_Apoly_ChrSc, whole genome shotgun sequence genome has a window encoding:
- the LOC110950632 gene encoding kinase suppressor of Ras 1 isoform X1, giving the protein MDSVSAKGGKMVESDEQPERDSGGGAAMAALHQCELIQNMIDISISSLQGLRTKCAASNDLTQQEIRTLEVKLMKYICKQLQCKQKVPETERPEALDSYPRLRDWLRTINLRPELIEAVETKLSLDALLQMSGAQVRDTMRRLGSSSEERARLSAALSCLKSATESGGELREDSSPWLSEPTRRDSGSLLTADQLTNLGMPLRPHSPSPLARPATIQSTPSTPCATFPHPRSGSVSAVPTPDALACHIHGDSPLTDPFPMSFARTARLHGHTSTPPITPPSKRRHRLKPPCTPPPPSRKVLHLLPNITLTRSKSHESQLGNRIEDPPTNKCVKKNKLFLNMQVNGNGCEDSPSRYPVVSARTPGVTPVATTAPYTLPGTPTLLEEHSTIKNNVAVHRSSPQAVRRDIGLAVTHRFSTKSWLSQTCQVCQKNMMFGVKCKHCRLKCHNKCTKEAPSCRISFLPIAKIRRTESVPSDINNPVDRPSEAPQFGTLPKAITKKDHPPVLNQLDSSSNPSSTTSSTPSSPAPFQQSNPPSATPPPNPSPKGHRDSRFNFPAACYFQHRQQFIFPDVSSPVNLHSDVLQDTVNEIEQSADDIHAELVEDEDEEEGEEDIEVEDEDPEAEEENDEDDEENEDEVDDEDDDDREEIRMNVGSDGESDELDDLPSSRGNQWKGPISRKASQTSVYLQEWDIPFEQLDLGELIGKGRWGKVHKGRWHGEVAIRLLEIDGNNQDHLKLFKKEVMNYRQTRHENVVLFMGACMAPPHLAIITSFCKGRTLYSVVRDTKNTLDINKTRQIAQEIVKGMGYLHAKGIVHKDLKSKNVFHDTNKVVITDFGLFGISGVVQEGRRENKLKLPHGWICYLAPEIVRRMSPGNNEDRLPFSTAADVYAFGTIWYELQARDWPITNQPVEATIWQVGSGEGIKKVLTEISLGKEVTEILSACWAYDLRERPTFTQLADMLEKLPKLNRRLSHPGHFWKSAEL; this is encoded by the exons GTGAAGCTGATGAAATACATCTGTAAACAGCTGCAGTGCAAGCAGAAAGTGCCAGAGACAGAGAGGCCCGAGGCCCTCGATAGCTACCCACGCCTGCGAGACTGGCTACGCACCATCAACCTGCGACCAGAGCTCATCGAG GCTGTAGAGACCAAGTTGTCGCTGGATGCTTTACTGCAGATGTCAGGTGCTCAGGTGAGGGATACAATGCGAAGACTAGGGTCCAGCTCAGAGGAACGTGCCAGGCTCAGTGCTGCCCTCTCCTGTCTGAAGAGCGCCACTGAATCAG GAGGTGAGCTGAGAGAAGACAGCAGCCCCTGGTTGTCTGAGCCCACCAGGAGGGACAGCGGCTCTCTACTGACCGCAGACCAGCTAACCAACCTGGGGATGCCGCTCCGCCCCCACAGTCCCTCGCCTCTCGCCCGCCCAGCCACCATCCAGTCCACCCCATCCACACCCTGCGCCACCTTCCCGCATCCCCGCTCAGGCTCGGTGTCAGCGGTGCCCACGCCGGATGCGCTCGCGTGCCACATCCACGGTGACAGCCCCCTCACAGATCCCTTCCCCATGTCCTTCGCTCGCACAGCCCGGCTCCACGGACACACCTCCACCCCGCCCATAACCCCGCCCTCCAAGCGGCGACACCGACTGAAGCCCCCCTGCACCCCTCCGCCTCCATCCCGCAAGGTGCTCCATCTACTCCCCAACATCACTCTGACGCGCAGCAAAAGCCACGAGTCCCAGCTGGGCAACCGCATCGAGGATCCTCCCACCAACAA GTGTGTTAAAAAGAATAAGTTGTTCCTGAACATGCAAGTTAACGGTAATGGCTGTGAGGACTCGCCTTCTCGCTACCCGGTCGTGTCTGCACGGACGCCTGGAGTCACCCCAGTCGCCACCACAGCACCTTACACCCTCCCTGGAACGCCCACCCTGCTGGAGGAGCACAGCACAATTAAGA ATAACGTAGCAGTGCATCGCAGTTCCCCACAAGCAGTGAGGAGGGACATAGGCCTAGCAGTCACACACAG gttttcCACCAAGTCCTGGTTGTCTCAGACATGTCAAGTGTGCCAGAAGAACATGATGTTTGGGGTTAAGTGCAAACACTGTCG ATTAAAGTGCCACAACAAATGCACAAAGGAAGCTCCATCCTGCAGAATCTCCTTTCTACCAA TCGCCAAAATTCGGAGGACAGAGTCGGTTCCCTCTGATATAAACAACCCTGTGGACCGACCGTCAGAAGCACCGCAGTTTGGCACACTACCAAAGGCCATTACgaaaaag GATCACCCTCCAGTGCTCAACCAGCTGGACTCCAGCAGCAATCCGTCCTCCACCACCTCATCCACACCTTCCTCCCCGGCACCCTTCCAGCAGAGCAACCCCCCCAGCGCCACTCCTCCACCCAACCCCTCACCCAAAGGCCACCGGGACAGCCGCTTTAACTTCCCAG ctgCCTGTTACTTTCAGCATAGACAACAGTTTATCTTCCCCG ATGTTTCCAGTCCTGTAAATTTGCACTCTGATGTCCTCCAAGACACAGT CAATGAGATTGAGCAATCAGCGGACGACATACATGCTGAGCTGgtagaagatgaagatgaagag GAAGGGGAGGAGGACATTGAAGTTGAAGATGAAGACCCAGAAGCAGAAGAGGAGAATGATGAAGACGACGAGGAGAATGAGGACGAAGTCGATGATGAGGATGACGACGACAGGGAGGAGATCAGGATGAACGTGGGCTCGGATGGTGAGAGCGACGAGCTGGACGATCTGCCCAGCTCTCGGGGAAACCAGTGGAAGGGCCCCATCTCCCGCAAGGCCAGTCAGACCAGCGTCTACCTGCAGGAGTGGGACATCCCTTTTGAGCAGCTGGACCTCGGAGAGTTGATCGGAAAG GGCCGCTGGGGCAAAGTACATAAGGGTCGCTGGCATGGTGAGGTGGCCATCCGGCTACTTGAGATTGATGGGAACAATCAGGACCATCTGAAGCTCTTTAAAAAGGAAGTGATGAACTACAGGCAGACCAGGCACGAAAATGTGGTCCTCTTCATGGGGGCCTGCATGGCTCCACCCCACTTAGCAATCATCACCAG ttTCTGTAAAGGGAGGACGCTGTATTCAGTTGTTCGAGACACTAAAAACACCTTGGATATTAATAAGACAAGACAAATTGCTCAGGAGATTGTAAAG GGAATGGGCTATCTGCACGCCAAAGGCATCGTTCACAAAGACTTGAAATCAAAGAACGTTTTTCATGACACCAATAAAGTCGTGATCACAGACTTCGGGCTGTTTGGGATCTCTGGAGTTGTTCAGGAGGGGAG GCGGGAGAATAAACTAAAACTTCCACATGGCTGGATTTGTTATCTCGCGCCAGAGATTGTGCGTAGGATGAGCCCAGGTAACAATGAGGACCGCCTTCCATTTTCCACCGCAGCAGATGTGTACGCCTTCGG CACCATTTGGTATGAGCTTCAAGCTAGGGACTGGCCAATCACCAACCAGCCTGTGGAAGCTACCATCTGGCAGGTGGGGAGCGGAGAGGGCATAAAGAAGGTTTTGACGGAGATCAGCCTGGGCAAGGAGGTCACT GAGATCCTCTCTGCCTGCTGGGCGTATGACCTGAGAGAAAGGCCGACCTTCACCCAGCTGGCCGACATGCTGGAGAAGCTGCCCAAGCTCAACCGCAGGCTGTCTCACCCTGGACACTTCTGGAAGTCTGCAGA GTTGTAG
- the LOC110950632 gene encoding kinase suppressor of Ras 1 isoform X2 produces the protein MDSVSAKGGKMVESDEQPERDSGGGAAMAALHQCELIQNMIDISISSLQGLRTKCAASNDLTQQEIRTLEVKLMKYICKQLQCKQKVPETERPEALDSYPRLRDWLRTINLRPELIEAVETKLSLDALLQMSGAQVRDTMRRLGSSSEERARLSAALSCLKSATESGGELREDSSPWLSEPTRRDSGSLLTADQLTNLGMPLRPHSPSPLARPATIQSTPSTPCATFPHPRSGSVSAVPTPDALACHIHGDSPLTDPFPMSFARTARLHGHTSTPPITPPSKRRHRLKPPCTPPPPSRKVLHLLPNITLTRSKSHESQLGNRIEDPPTNKCVKKNKLFLNMQVNGNGCEDSPSRYPVVSARTPGVTPVATTAPYTLPGTPTLLEEHSTIKNNVAVHRSSPQAVRRDIGLAVTHRFSTKSWLSQTCQVCQKNMMFGVKCKHCRLKCHNKCTKEAPSCRISFLPIAKIRRTESVPSDINNPVDRPSEAPQFGTLPKAITKKDHPPVLNQLDSSSNPSSTTSSTPSSPAPFQQSNPPSATPPPNPSPKGHRDSRFNFPDVSSPVNLHSDVLQDTVNEIEQSADDIHAELVEDEDEEEGEEDIEVEDEDPEAEEENDEDDEENEDEVDDEDDDDREEIRMNVGSDGESDELDDLPSSRGNQWKGPISRKASQTSVYLQEWDIPFEQLDLGELIGKGRWGKVHKGRWHGEVAIRLLEIDGNNQDHLKLFKKEVMNYRQTRHENVVLFMGACMAPPHLAIITSFCKGRTLYSVVRDTKNTLDINKTRQIAQEIVKGMGYLHAKGIVHKDLKSKNVFHDTNKVVITDFGLFGISGVVQEGRRENKLKLPHGWICYLAPEIVRRMSPGNNEDRLPFSTAADVYAFGTIWYELQARDWPITNQPVEATIWQVGSGEGIKKVLTEISLGKEVTEILSACWAYDLRERPTFTQLADMLEKLPKLNRRLSHPGHFWKSAEL, from the exons GTGAAGCTGATGAAATACATCTGTAAACAGCTGCAGTGCAAGCAGAAAGTGCCAGAGACAGAGAGGCCCGAGGCCCTCGATAGCTACCCACGCCTGCGAGACTGGCTACGCACCATCAACCTGCGACCAGAGCTCATCGAG GCTGTAGAGACCAAGTTGTCGCTGGATGCTTTACTGCAGATGTCAGGTGCTCAGGTGAGGGATACAATGCGAAGACTAGGGTCCAGCTCAGAGGAACGTGCCAGGCTCAGTGCTGCCCTCTCCTGTCTGAAGAGCGCCACTGAATCAG GAGGTGAGCTGAGAGAAGACAGCAGCCCCTGGTTGTCTGAGCCCACCAGGAGGGACAGCGGCTCTCTACTGACCGCAGACCAGCTAACCAACCTGGGGATGCCGCTCCGCCCCCACAGTCCCTCGCCTCTCGCCCGCCCAGCCACCATCCAGTCCACCCCATCCACACCCTGCGCCACCTTCCCGCATCCCCGCTCAGGCTCGGTGTCAGCGGTGCCCACGCCGGATGCGCTCGCGTGCCACATCCACGGTGACAGCCCCCTCACAGATCCCTTCCCCATGTCCTTCGCTCGCACAGCCCGGCTCCACGGACACACCTCCACCCCGCCCATAACCCCGCCCTCCAAGCGGCGACACCGACTGAAGCCCCCCTGCACCCCTCCGCCTCCATCCCGCAAGGTGCTCCATCTACTCCCCAACATCACTCTGACGCGCAGCAAAAGCCACGAGTCCCAGCTGGGCAACCGCATCGAGGATCCTCCCACCAACAA GTGTGTTAAAAAGAATAAGTTGTTCCTGAACATGCAAGTTAACGGTAATGGCTGTGAGGACTCGCCTTCTCGCTACCCGGTCGTGTCTGCACGGACGCCTGGAGTCACCCCAGTCGCCACCACAGCACCTTACACCCTCCCTGGAACGCCCACCCTGCTGGAGGAGCACAGCACAATTAAGA ATAACGTAGCAGTGCATCGCAGTTCCCCACAAGCAGTGAGGAGGGACATAGGCCTAGCAGTCACACACAG gttttcCACCAAGTCCTGGTTGTCTCAGACATGTCAAGTGTGCCAGAAGAACATGATGTTTGGGGTTAAGTGCAAACACTGTCG ATTAAAGTGCCACAACAAATGCACAAAGGAAGCTCCATCCTGCAGAATCTCCTTTCTACCAA TCGCCAAAATTCGGAGGACAGAGTCGGTTCCCTCTGATATAAACAACCCTGTGGACCGACCGTCAGAAGCACCGCAGTTTGGCACACTACCAAAGGCCATTACgaaaaag GATCACCCTCCAGTGCTCAACCAGCTGGACTCCAGCAGCAATCCGTCCTCCACCACCTCATCCACACCTTCCTCCCCGGCACCCTTCCAGCAGAGCAACCCCCCCAGCGCCACTCCTCCACCCAACCCCTCACCCAAAGGCCACCGGGACAGCCGCTTTAACTTCCCAG ATGTTTCCAGTCCTGTAAATTTGCACTCTGATGTCCTCCAAGACACAGT CAATGAGATTGAGCAATCAGCGGACGACATACATGCTGAGCTGgtagaagatgaagatgaagag GAAGGGGAGGAGGACATTGAAGTTGAAGATGAAGACCCAGAAGCAGAAGAGGAGAATGATGAAGACGACGAGGAGAATGAGGACGAAGTCGATGATGAGGATGACGACGACAGGGAGGAGATCAGGATGAACGTGGGCTCGGATGGTGAGAGCGACGAGCTGGACGATCTGCCCAGCTCTCGGGGAAACCAGTGGAAGGGCCCCATCTCCCGCAAGGCCAGTCAGACCAGCGTCTACCTGCAGGAGTGGGACATCCCTTTTGAGCAGCTGGACCTCGGAGAGTTGATCGGAAAG GGCCGCTGGGGCAAAGTACATAAGGGTCGCTGGCATGGTGAGGTGGCCATCCGGCTACTTGAGATTGATGGGAACAATCAGGACCATCTGAAGCTCTTTAAAAAGGAAGTGATGAACTACAGGCAGACCAGGCACGAAAATGTGGTCCTCTTCATGGGGGCCTGCATGGCTCCACCCCACTTAGCAATCATCACCAG ttTCTGTAAAGGGAGGACGCTGTATTCAGTTGTTCGAGACACTAAAAACACCTTGGATATTAATAAGACAAGACAAATTGCTCAGGAGATTGTAAAG GGAATGGGCTATCTGCACGCCAAAGGCATCGTTCACAAAGACTTGAAATCAAAGAACGTTTTTCATGACACCAATAAAGTCGTGATCACAGACTTCGGGCTGTTTGGGATCTCTGGAGTTGTTCAGGAGGGGAG GCGGGAGAATAAACTAAAACTTCCACATGGCTGGATTTGTTATCTCGCGCCAGAGATTGTGCGTAGGATGAGCCCAGGTAACAATGAGGACCGCCTTCCATTTTCCACCGCAGCAGATGTGTACGCCTTCGG CACCATTTGGTATGAGCTTCAAGCTAGGGACTGGCCAATCACCAACCAGCCTGTGGAAGCTACCATCTGGCAGGTGGGGAGCGGAGAGGGCATAAAGAAGGTTTTGACGGAGATCAGCCTGGGCAAGGAGGTCACT GAGATCCTCTCTGCCTGCTGGGCGTATGACCTGAGAGAAAGGCCGACCTTCACCCAGCTGGCCGACATGCTGGAGAAGCTGCCCAAGCTCAACCGCAGGCTGTCTCACCCTGGACACTTCTGGAAGTCTGCAGA GTTGTAG
- the LOC110950631 gene encoding oligodendrocyte-myelin glycoprotein-like isoform X2, giving the protein MRRHVLLKLFLNEALLEIVLVLWLGSRVLAVCPSMCSCSHSHREVDCSWRGLRLLPDGLQHNLRSLNLSHNRFQNLDGQLTAYTHLRILDLSHNRLNQLPVDLPRSLWQLYAASNRIQQLDKNDTVYQWNLRMLDLSHNKLERATFINNTLIKLCTLNLSHNHFWTLPTNLPINLETIDLSHNLLVKVLPDSLDRLPRLTHFYLHANRFTTLPFGVLDKTTSLRVITLGDNPWACHLYADTAYLVSWTQRTSARVLGCPCHTQPVCGRVRPGRTGGWHFASYNLPPLAASAQDLSSSPPEASVTGWWYFTVSALLSTPHTPKETLNTQAHTSTPTLTSRTIGTHLTINHLSATAADIDSYLVPDTKGTSPTDSFHAADTSASSDTSLITEKSIRDDMRLATDQFFTTESPYIQTKKTTTLRTRSVRRQNQSPPRGISNSSSTLAACSLLCFLYNLGLLSLILPQLL; this is encoded by the exons ATGAGAAG GCATGTGCTGCTGAAGCTTTTTCTTAATGAGGCCCTTCTGGAAATCGTGCTCGTGTTGTGGCTGGGGTCGCGTGTCCTGGCCGTGTGCCCCTCCATGTGCTCCTGCAGCCACAGCCACAGGGAGGTCGACTGCTCATGGAGGGGTCTGAGACTCTTGCCCGATGGCCTGCAGCACAACCTGCGCTCCCTTAATCTGTCCCACAACCGGTTTCAGAACCTGGACGGTCAGCTCACGGCGTACACTCATCTCCGCATCCTTGATTTGTCCCACAACCGGCTCAACCAGCTGCCCGTGGATTTGCCTCGTTCCCTCTGGCAGCTCTACGCCGCCTCCAACCGCATCCAGCAGCTGGATAAGAATGACACAGTCTACCAGTGGAACCTGCGTATGCTTGACCTTTCCCATAACAAGCTGGAGAGGGCCACCTTTATCAACAACACATTGATCAAGCTGTGCACACTCAACCTGAGCCACAATCACTTCTGGACTTTGCCCACCAACCTGCCAATAAATCTGGAGACTATTGACCTGTCCCACAACTTGCTTGTGAAGGTGCTGCCAGACTCTCTAGACCGTCTCCCCAGACTGACTCACTTCTACCTGCATGCTAACCGCTTCACCACGCTGCCCTTTGGAGTGTTGGACAAGACGACCTCACTGAGAGTCATCACATTGGGCGACAACCCCTGGGCCTGCCACCTTTATGCAGACACCGCCTACTTAGTCTCCTGGACTCAGCGTACATCTGCACGTGTCCTGGGCTGCCCCTGCCACACCCAGCCTGTCTGTGGACGGGTACGTCCGGGCAGGACTGGAGGGTGGCACTTCGCCTCCTACAACTTGCCCCCTCTGGCAGCAAGCGCCCAGgatctgagctcctcacccccTGAGGCCAGTGTCACCGGATGGTGGTACTTTACTGTTTCTGCTCTGCTGAGCACTCCACACACCCCTAAAGAGACTCTGAACACGCAGGCCCACACATCCACACCCACCCTGACATCCAGAACCATAGGCACCCACCTAACCATTAATCACCTTTCTGCGACTGCAGCTGACATAGATTCCTATCTCGTCCCTGACACAAAGGGAACGTCACCCACTGACTCATTCCACGCCGCTGACACATCCGCTTCTTCTGACACAAGTCTCATTACTGAAAAATCCATCAGAGATGACATGCGGCTGGCCACAGACCAATTCTTTACAACAGAGAGTCCCTACatccaaacaaagaaaacaaccactCTTCGCACCAGGAGCGTGAGGAGACAGAATCAGTCCCCTCCTCGCGGCATCAGCAACAGCAGCTCGACTCTTGCTGCCTGTTCATTACTTTGTTTCCTTTACAACCTGGGGCTCCTGTCTCTCATTCTGCCTCAGCTCCTCTGA
- the LOC110950631 gene encoding oligodendrocyte-myelin glycoprotein-like isoform X1 — protein MRSRHVLLKLFLNEALLEIVLVLWLGSRVLAVCPSMCSCSHSHREVDCSWRGLRLLPDGLQHNLRSLNLSHNRFQNLDGQLTAYTHLRILDLSHNRLNQLPVDLPRSLWQLYAASNRIQQLDKNDTVYQWNLRMLDLSHNKLERATFINNTLIKLCTLNLSHNHFWTLPTNLPINLETIDLSHNLLVKVLPDSLDRLPRLTHFYLHANRFTTLPFGVLDKTTSLRVITLGDNPWACHLYADTAYLVSWTQRTSARVLGCPCHTQPVCGRVRPGRTGGWHFASYNLPPLAASAQDLSSSPPEASVTGWWYFTVSALLSTPHTPKETLNTQAHTSTPTLTSRTIGTHLTINHLSATAADIDSYLVPDTKGTSPTDSFHAADTSASSDTSLITEKSIRDDMRLATDQFFTTESPYIQTKKTTTLRTRSVRRQNQSPPRGISNSSSTLAACSLLCFLYNLGLLSLILPQLL, from the exons ATGAGAAG cAGGCATGTGCTGCTGAAGCTTTTTCTTAATGAGGCCCTTCTGGAAATCGTGCTCGTGTTGTGGCTGGGGTCGCGTGTCCTGGCCGTGTGCCCCTCCATGTGCTCCTGCAGCCACAGCCACAGGGAGGTCGACTGCTCATGGAGGGGTCTGAGACTCTTGCCCGATGGCCTGCAGCACAACCTGCGCTCCCTTAATCTGTCCCACAACCGGTTTCAGAACCTGGACGGTCAGCTCACGGCGTACACTCATCTCCGCATCCTTGATTTGTCCCACAACCGGCTCAACCAGCTGCCCGTGGATTTGCCTCGTTCCCTCTGGCAGCTCTACGCCGCCTCCAACCGCATCCAGCAGCTGGATAAGAATGACACAGTCTACCAGTGGAACCTGCGTATGCTTGACCTTTCCCATAACAAGCTGGAGAGGGCCACCTTTATCAACAACACATTGATCAAGCTGTGCACACTCAACCTGAGCCACAATCACTTCTGGACTTTGCCCACCAACCTGCCAATAAATCTGGAGACTATTGACCTGTCCCACAACTTGCTTGTGAAGGTGCTGCCAGACTCTCTAGACCGTCTCCCCAGACTGACTCACTTCTACCTGCATGCTAACCGCTTCACCACGCTGCCCTTTGGAGTGTTGGACAAGACGACCTCACTGAGAGTCATCACATTGGGCGACAACCCCTGGGCCTGCCACCTTTATGCAGACACCGCCTACTTAGTCTCCTGGACTCAGCGTACATCTGCACGTGTCCTGGGCTGCCCCTGCCACACCCAGCCTGTCTGTGGACGGGTACGTCCGGGCAGGACTGGAGGGTGGCACTTCGCCTCCTACAACTTGCCCCCTCTGGCAGCAAGCGCCCAGgatctgagctcctcacccccTGAGGCCAGTGTCACCGGATGGTGGTACTTTACTGTTTCTGCTCTGCTGAGCACTCCACACACCCCTAAAGAGACTCTGAACACGCAGGCCCACACATCCACACCCACCCTGACATCCAGAACCATAGGCACCCACCTAACCATTAATCACCTTTCTGCGACTGCAGCTGACATAGATTCCTATCTCGTCCCTGACACAAAGGGAACGTCACCCACTGACTCATTCCACGCCGCTGACACATCCGCTTCTTCTGACACAAGTCTCATTACTGAAAAATCCATCAGAGATGACATGCGGCTGGCCACAGACCAATTCTTTACAACAGAGAGTCCCTACatccaaacaaagaaaacaaccactCTTCGCACCAGGAGCGTGAGGAGACAGAATCAGTCCCCTCCTCGCGGCATCAGCAACAGCAGCTCGACTCTTGCTGCCTGTTCATTACTTTGTTTCCTTTACAACCTGGGGCTCCTGTCTCTCATTCTGCCTCAGCTCCTCTGA